One Microtus pennsylvanicus isolate mMicPen1 chromosome 3, mMicPen1.hap1, whole genome shotgun sequence DNA window includes the following coding sequences:
- the LOC142847122 gene encoding olfactory receptor 10D1B-like codes for MRNLSVVTQFILLGIPNTEGLETMLFVLFLSFYIFTLIGNLLILTAIISSTRLHTPMYFFLCKLSIFDIFFPSVSSPKMLFYLSGNSRAISYAGCVCQLFFYHFLGCTECFLYTVMAYDRFVAICYPLRYSIIISHRVCAILATGTSFFGCIQATFLTTLTFQLPYCGPNEVDYYFCDIPVMLKLACADTSALEMVGFISVGLMPLSCFLLILTSYSFIVCAILRIRSAEGRRRAFSTCSAHLTAILLFYMPVVLIYLRPTPSPWLDATVQVLNNLVTPMLNPLIYSLRNKEVKSSLWKFLHNPGFLPEQL; via the coding sequence ATGAGGAATCTGTCTGTAGTGACTCAGTTTATCCTGCTGGGCATCCCGAACACAGAGGGTCTGGAGACCATGCTCTTTGtcctgtttttgtctttctaCATCTTCACCCTGATAGGAAACTTATTAATCTTAACAGCCATTATCTCCTCTACTCGGCTTCAtacccccatgtacttcttcctatGTAAGTTGTCtatttttgacatattttttccttctgtgagtTCTCCCAAGATGTTGTTCTACCTCTCAGGAAACAGCCGAGCCATCTCCTATGCAGGCTGTGTGTGCCAGCTCTTCTTCTACCATTTCCTGGGTTGTACAGAATGTTTCCTGTACAcagtgatggcctatgaccgcttcGTTGCCATATGCTACCCTCTACGCTACTCAATCATCATAAGCCACAGAGTATGTGCCATCCTGGCCACAGGCACCTCATTTTTTGGTTGTATTCAGGCTACTTTTCTAACTACTCTCACCTTCCAGTTGCCCTACTGTGGTCCCAATGAGGTGGACTATTACTTCTGTGATATTCCTGTGATGCTGAAGCTGGCCTGTGCAGACACATCAGCCCTGGAAATGGTGGGGTTCATTAGTGTGGGCTTGATGCCCCTCAGttgcttcctcctcatcctcaccTCCTACAGCTTCATAGTCTGTGCTATTCTGAGGATCCGCTCTGCTGAGGGACGTCGAAGAGCCTTCTCCACCTGCAGTGCCCACCTCACTGCCATCTTGCTTTTCTACATGCCGGTTGTTCTTATATACTTAAGGCCAACACCAAGTCCTTGGCTGGATGCAACTGTTCAGGTCTTAAATAATCTGGTCACCCCTATGCTAAACCCACTGATCTATAGCCTCAGGAATAAGGAGGTGAAATCATCACTGTGGAAGTTCCTACATAACCCTGGCTTTCTTCCTGAGCAGCTGTAA